In Bosea sp. PAMC 26642, the DNA window CGAAGCGCAGGCGCCTGCACCGCAGCGCCCGCGCCTGCCGGGCGACCTCGCCACCACGCCCCGCCTGGATTCCTGGCTTCGCATCAACGCCGACGGCACCGTCACGCTGATGGTCGGCAAGGTCGAGCTCGGCCAGGGTATCCTGACCGCCGTTGCGCAAGTCTGCGCCGAAGAGCTCGACATCGACATCGGCCGGATCCGGATCATCTCCGGCGACACCGCGCTGGTCCCCAATGAGGGCGTCACTGCGGGATCCTTCTCGATGCCCAACTGCGCCACCGCCGTCCGGCACGCCTCGGCCGAAGCACGCGGCATCCTCGTTGGCCTGGCTGCATTGAAGCTCGGCCAGCCGGCCCAGAGCCTCAGCGTCACCGATGGCATGGTCAGCGCCCCGGGTGGCGCCAGCGCGGCGTTCTGGGATCTGGTGACCGGGAAGGAACTCGCAGTCGACGCCGCCGGCCAGGCGACGCTCAAGGCCGCGAGCGCCCACCGCTATATCGGCCGGCCCGTGCCGCGCCTCGATCTGCCGGCCAAGCTGAGCGGCGGCGACATCTTCCTGCAGGATCTGCGGCCCGCCGGCATGCTGCATGGCCGCGTCGTGCGCCCGCCGGCCTACAGTGCGACGCTGGCCTCGCTGGGGACGAAAGACGTGGAGGCCATGCCGGGCGTGGTCAAGATCGTCCGCAACGGCTCCTTCCTCGGCGTGGTCGCGCAGACCGAGGACCAGGCTCTCGCGGCCATGAAGGCGCTGGAGACCGCGGCGCGCTGGAATGTCGAGGCCTCGATGCCAGGTCATGAGGGCATCTATGACTGGCTGCTCGCGACCAAACCGGCCCGCGACATCCCGATCAAGGCTCAGACGCGCAGCGATGCCACGCCGGTCGCCCGCACGCTCGAGGCGAGCTATCGCCGGCCCTACCAGATGCATGCCTCGATCGGCCCCTCGGCGGCGGTCGCCACACTCGCCGACGGCGTCATGACAATCCAGACCCACAGCCAGTCAGTCTTCGAGACCGGCGCCGCCATCGCCCAGATGCTCGGGCTGGCTGACGACAAGGTCCGCTGCCAGCATGTCCAGGGCTCGGGCTGCTACGGCCACAACATGGCCGACGACGCCGCGGCGGATGCGGCCCTGCTGGCGGCCGCCGTGCCGGGGCAGCCGGTGCGCCTGCAATACACCCGCGCCCAGGAGCATCTCTGGGAACCTTATGGCTCGGCCATGGTGGTGAAGACGCAGGCGAGCCTCGACAAGGACGGCAATGTGCTCGACTGGACGCTCGACCTCTGGTCGACCCCGCACGGCACGCGGCCCGGCGGCCAGGCCGGAAACCTCCTGTCGGCACGCTATTTGGAGAAACCCTTCGTAATCCCAGTGCCGCAGAATGGCGGTCCGCCGAATTATGCCGCCGACCGAAACGCAATCGCGCTCTACGAATTTCCCGGCCACAAGGTCACGACGCATTTCATCACGCAGATGCCCGTTCGCGTCTCCTCGACGCGCGGGCTCGGCGCTTATGGCAACGTCTTCGCGATCGAATCCTTCATCGACGAGCTCGCTTTGGCAGCCGGGGTCGATCCGGTCGCCTACCGGCTTCGTTTCCTCAAGGACGAGCGCGCCCGCGCCGTCCTGGTGAAGGCTGCAGAGGCCTTCGGCTGGGAGCGCTGGCAGAAACGGCCCGACCATGGCCGCGGCATTGCCTTCGCCCGCTACAAGAACATCGCCGCCTATTGCGCCGTGGCGCTGGAGGTCGCTGTCGACCGGGCCACCGGCGTGGTGCGTGTCCTTCGCGCCACCGCCGCCAACGAGGCCGGCGAGATCGTCAACCCGGACGGCATCGCCAACCAAATCGAGGGCGGGCTGATCCAGTCCCTGTCATGGTCGCTGAAGGAAGAGGTGAAGTTCGACGATACCCGCATCCTGTCGGATGGCTGGGACAGCTACCCGATCCTGACGTTCAGCGAGACTCCGCCGGTCGAGGTCGTGCTGATCGACCGCAAGGGAGCGGCGTTCCTGGGCACCGGCGAGGCCTCGCAGGGGCCAACCGGGGCAACACTCGCCAATGCCGTCGCCGACGCGATCGGAGTGCGTTTGCGGCAACTGCCGTTGACCCCCGAGCGCGTTAAAGCGGGGCTTAGGGCTTAGCGTCGCAGGCCAAGAATGTTTCGGCGTGCAAGTTTGCCCCGTTGAGGCGGGGGATATGGCTCATTCGTTATCGTCAAGCCGTCGCTGCCTTAATGAGAAGTGCCGGTTTCCGATCTACAGTCGGCTCCGGCACGCACAATAGGCGCCCCCCTGATCGGTTGCCTTGTGTCGGGTGACCAAACCATGTGAACTGCGGCCCCAAATTCGCTGCCAGGAACGAGATTTGATGCTGCGGTCCGTCGCAACCGGCCTCCCGACAAGGGTCGTCATCATCGCGTTCTTCGGCGTGATCGTGCTGCCCGGCACCATCTTCGCAAGCGTGCTCATGTCACGCTTTGCACAAGCCGAGCGCAGCCGCTTCCAGCAGGAGGCCAGGGAGGTCGCGAGCACGGCCGCCTCCGTGGTGGACCAGCACATACGCGGGTGGCAGGCGACACTCCAGACGCTGGGCACTTCGGAGAATCTCCGGAGCGGCAACCTCGAAGCGTTCTATCGTCAGGCGCTGGCCGTGAAGACGTTCATCGGCGCCGATATCGGCCTGCGAGACCTCGACGGCCAGCAACTCGTCAATACGCGTCAGGTCTTCGGCAGGGCGCTGCCTCTGACCCCCATGGGGGTCGACCGGCAGATCATCTCGTCGCAGAAGCCCTATGTGGCGGATGTCTTCACCGGGGCTATTGCCAATGCGCCTCTAGTCGCGGTCGTGGTTCCGGTCTCGATTGGGGGCGTGCCGCGCTATCTGCTGCATGTCAGCGCCGAGACCAAACTGTTCTACGACGTCATCCGCACGGTCACGCCCCCAGGCTGGTTCGTCGCGGTCGGTGATCGGGCCGGCGTCTACGTGACCCGATCAGAACAGCATGAGGCTTTCACGGGCCGCCCTGGCGTGCCGGCCTTCCTGGAGAAGGCCGTCGGCAGAGAGGGCACTTTCATCGGCCAGAGCGCGCTCGGCGAGGACGTTCTCGTCGGCTATGCCCGCTCCGAGCTGTCAGACTGGCTGATCGCCGCCAACATCCGGCAAAGTGTGATAGAGCGACCACTGCGCGAGGCCCTCCAGGCGCTAGTGGCAGGCGGCGCGATGGCGCTTCTGGTCGCCTCTTCCCTTGCCCTTCTGTTGTGGCGCCTGATCGAAACTCCGCTCAAGGCGTTGACGGCAGCAAGTTCGAAGCTCGGGCAATTATCGTCCCCCATCGCCGCGCCGACACGGCTGCGCGAGTTCGTCGCCTTGAGGGACGCGATGTCCGAAGCGTCATCCCAGCTCAGTGCCAATAGTGCGGAGCTCGAGGGCAGGATCCAGGCGCGCACAGCGGAGCTGGAACGGGCCAACGAACGCCTCAAGCAGGAGGGCGAGGAACGCCTGCGCGTCGAATCCATGTTGGCGCAGTCACAGAAGATGGAGGCCGTCGGCAACCTCACCGGCGGCGTCGCCCACGACTTCAACAACCTCCTGCAGGTCGTCAGCGGCAACCTCGAATTGCTCGGCCGTGAGGCGGACCTGAGCGAGAAGGGGCGGGGACGGCTTGCCAATGCCATGTCAGGCGTCGCGCGGGGCTCGCAGCTTGCCAGTCAGTTGTTGGCGTTCGGACGCCGTCAGGCGCTCGCACCCAAGCCGATCAATGTCGGACGGCTTATCCGCGGCATGGATGACCTGTTGCGTCGCTCGATCGGCGAGGCCATCGAAGTCGAGACTGTCATCGCCGGAGGCCTCTGGAACACGTTCGCCGATCCGACGAATGTCGAGAACTGCATTCTCAATCTGGCGATCAACGCGCGCGATGCCATGGAGGGCTCGGGTCGTTTGACGATCGAGGCGGGAAACGCCTTCCTCGATGACGTCTATGTCGCGCGCCATGCGGATGTGACATCCGGTCAATATGTCGTCGTCAGCGTGACCGACACGGGCTCGGGCATTGCACCGGACGTCATGTCGAAGGTTTTCGAGCCGTTCTTCTCGACGAAGCCGATGGGCAAGGGAACAGGACTCGGGCTGTCGATGGTCTACGGCTTCGTCAAGCAGTCGGGCGGCCATGTGAAGATCTACAGCGAAGTCGGTTTGGGCACGACGATCAAGATCTACCTCCCTCGGTCGATGAGCGCAGAGGAAAACACTGCGCCCGATGACGCGCGCCCTATCGTGGGCGGGAACGAGACCGTGCTCGTCGTCGAGGACGACGACGCCGTCCGCGAAACAGTCATCGGGCTCCTGTCCGAACTCGGATACAACGTGCTCAAGGCCTCCGATGCCCAAAGCGCGCGGAGCATTGTCGAAAGCGGGGTCGAGATCGACCTGCTGTTCACCGACGTTGTGATGCCGGGTCCCCTGAAGAGCGCGGACCTTGCGAGACAGGCGAAGCTGCGCCTGCCACAACTCACGGTCCTTTTCACCTCAGGCTATACCGAGAACTCGATTGTCCACGGCGGCAGGTTGGATGACGGCGTCAACTTGTTGTCGAAGCCGTATACGCGTGAAGCCCTGGCGCGGAAAATCCGGCAGGTCCTTCCAGAAGTGACATCGCCTGAGGCTGAAGATCGCCGCGCTTCGGAAACGGTGTTGCTGGTGGAAGACGATGCCCTGATCAGAATGGACACCGCTTCACTGATCGAGTCGCTAGGGTTCGTCGTAGTGGAGGCAGCGACGGCCGAGGAGGCGCTCGGGATCGCAAGGACGAAGGCGATTGACCGTCTGGTCACCGACATAGGTCTGCCGGACATGGACGGCATGGAACTGGCGAGGCGCGTTCGTGAACTGCATCCTCAACTCCCCGTCGTCTTCGCGACGGGGCGCCACGAGATCCTGGAGGTTGAAATGGACAGCCGTACCAGGCTTCTGCCTAAGCCTTACGGCGCAGGGGATCTGGCGAGAGTCCTTGCATGATGTCGCGCATGTGCCCAGCGTAGACCCACGTTTCGCCCGTGATCTATAAGCGCGAAGCTTTCGAAAAGGCTCGAACGTATGGCTGATCGCCGACCCTGCAGTGGCCCTGATGAAATGGGGCGCGAGGATGAGAACCGTGCCGTTTCGGTGTTGATCCGACTCTGTTGATGTCGCCCGGTGTCACGCCCGGCTCGTACATCGCAAGCGTTCAGTGCCATGTTGACCAAGGCTGTCTCGAACTGGCTCGTGTCTCCACGAAGCACGCTTCGGAACCGAGTTCCGTATCGAAGCGGATTCGTCCCCCCACATCCGAGTGATCTGGGAGACGGTTCTACACAAGCGCAGCCCACCGCAGCGCAGATGAGCAGCATAGCCAGCCGACCTCGCCCATTGAGCCGGGCTCACTCACCCTGCGAGGATCTTGTCGATGGTGATGGGCAGACTGCGGATCCGCTTGCCCGTGACGTGATGGACCGCGTTCGCGATAGCAGCTGCGGTACCGACAATGCCGATTTCGCCTAGCCCCTTGACGCCGATCGGGCTCACTTTGTCGTCATGCTCCTCGACGAAGATCACCTCGATGTCGTGAATGTCAGCATTGGCCGGCACGTGATACTCTGCCAGCGAGTGGTTCATGATCCGCCCGAGGCGATGGTCGGTCAGCGTTTCCTCGTGCAGCGCCATTCCTATGCCCCAGACAATGCCACCGACGACCTGACTCCGTGCGGTCTTAGGGTTGAGTATCCGGCCGGCGGCCACGGCATTGACGATCCGGGTGACGCGTAGCACGCCGAGGTCCTGGTCGATCCGGACCTCCGCAAAGACTGCCGAATGCGTATACGACGAATGGCGCTTGGGCAGCATCATGCCGACGAGACCTGGACCCGCCGATTCCTCGGCCTCGATCTCACCGCCGCCGCCCGCCACTACCACATCGGCCAGGGAGACCGATCGCGATGCATCGGTCCGCGTCAGGATCCTGCCGCCGGCAAAAGCGACATCGTCGATCGCGGCGTTCGCAAGCGGCGAGCCCTCGATCTTGCTTGCCTGCTTGACGAGTTTTTCCCGCAGGGTCTGGCAGGCCGCCATGACGGCGCTGCCGGCCGAGGCGGCGGTCCATGAGCCCCCCTGGACAGGCGAAGTCGGCAACGAGGAATCGCCGAGCAAGACGCTCACATCCTCCATCGCCAGCCCAAGCGCATCGGCGGCGATCTGAGTTAGGATAGTGTAGGTGCCGGTGCCGATATCGGAGGTGGCGCAGGAGATGGAGAGCCTGCCGTCGCTGCCGAGCACAGCACGAGCGGAGGTCTTCATCATATTGGCCTCCCAGACGCCCGTGGCCATGCCCCAGCCGATCAGCTCGCGGCCCTCGCGCATCGAGCCGGGCTTGGCGCTGCGCTTGCTCCAGCCGAAGTGCTCGGCGCCTTCCCGGTAACAGGCGCGCAGCTCCTTCGAGCTGAACGGGACGTCGTCGTTCTCGTCGCGCTCGGCATAGTTGCGCAACCGCAGTTCGAGCGGGTCGATGCCGGTGGCGATGGCAAGCTCGTCCATGGCGCTTTCGAGTGCGAAGAGGCCAAGCGGCGCACCAGGAGCGCGCATGTCGCCGGGCGAATACGTGTCGAGCTTGGCGAGTTCATAGCGGAGATCGACGTTCTCGGCCGGGTAGAGCAGGCCCGACCAGTTCACCACCACCTCCTGGTGATCCTCGAACTGCGAGGTCGCCGCCACCGCCTGATGCTGGATCGAATGCAGTCGGCCGTCTTCGCCCGCACCCAGCGAGAGCATGTTGATGGTTTCAGGCCGAAAGACATGGCCGAACATCTGCTGGCGCGTCAGCTCGAGCCGGACCGAACGTTCGAGCGAAAGCGACGCCATCACCGCCAGGAAAAGCTGGTGCTGCGGCCGTAGCCCAGATCCGAAGCCGCCTCCGACATAAGGTGCGACGACCTGGACGTCGTCGCTCGACAGGCCGAAGACGGCCGCGACATAGGCTTGGCTGTTCTGCACACCCTGGGTCTTGTCGTGGACGGTGATCTTGCCGTCGCCCTTCCAGATCACGGTCGTGGCGTGCGGCTCCATCGGGTTGTGATGCTCGGTGGCGATCGTGTACTCGGCGCTGATCCGAACGGGCGCCTCGCTGAACGCCTTCACCGCATCGCCGCGCGCTGGCGGCGGGGGCGCGATGCCAGTGCGCCCTTTAGGCGGCTCGTAGCTGTTGCTGCGGGCTTGGCTGAGATCGGTCTCATGCGGATGCTCGTCATAGCTGACGCACACGAGCGACGCGGCATGGCGCGCGACGTCGAAGCTTTCCGCTATGACCAGCGCGATCGGCTGGCCGTTGTACTGGATCTTGTCGCTGTAGAGCGGTCGGAACGGCTTGCCAGGCGGGCCGACCATGTCCTGATAGTTATAGGAAAACCAGGCCGTCTTGGGCCGGTTCGCATGGGTGAAGACCTTAATGACGCCGGGCACGGATTCTGCCGCGGCCGCATCGATCGTAGTGATGCGGCCCCGCGCGATGCGGCTCTCGACGATGTAGCCATGAGCGAGCGCGGGCGCGGTGAATTCGGCGGCATAGGTCGCGGTGCCGGTGACCTTGGCGGGGCCGTCGACCCGGCTGCGGGGCGAGCCGACATAGGTGCTGTTCTTCAGCATGATCCGAAGCCTTTCAGGCGATACGCTTGTCGGTCTGCGATTGCGGCGTGCCGGCAGCCGCCTGGGCAAGCGCGCGCACGATCGCGCGCTGCGCCAGATCGATCTTGAAGGCGTTGTGTTCATGGCCCCGCGCGCCGGAGAGCAGCAGACTCGCCGCTTCCGAGAAGGCCCGCTCGTCTGCGGTCTTGCCGGCGAGCGCGTCCTCGGCGTCCTGTCGACGCCAGGGCTTGTGCGCGACACCGCCAAGCGCGATGCGCGCCGAGGCGATCACGCCGCCCTCGATTTCCAAAGCGGCCGCGACCGAGACCAGCGCAAAGGCATATGACAACCGGTCTCGGAGCTTCAGATAGCTGTAATGGCCCGCATAGCCCTGGCTGCCGCGCGGCAGCACGACCGCAGCCACGATCTCGCCGGGCTGCAGCGTGTTGTCATGTTGGGGCGTGTCGCCCGGCAGGCGGTGGTAGTCGGCAAAGGGAATCACACGCTCGCCGGCGGGCCCGGCAATGTGGACCTCCGCACCGAGCGCCGCGAGCCCGACGCACATGTCGGACGGGTGCGTGGCGATGCAGTGCTCGCTGGCACCCAGGATCGCATGGATTCGGTTGAGGCCGCCGATCGCGCCGCAGCCCGAGCCCGGCTCGCGCTTGTTGCACGGTGTCTGGACGTCGTAGAAATAGTAGCAGCGCGTTCGCTGGTTCAGATTGCCGCCGGTGGTCGCGGCATTTCGCAGCTGCGGGGTCGCGCCGGCCAAGATCGCACTCGCCAGCAGCGGAAAGCGCACGTTGACGCGCTCGTCATAGGCGACCGTGCTGTTGGGGACGAGCGCGCCGATGCGCAGCCCGCCATCCTCGGTCTCGTTGATACCCTTCAGGGCATCGATCCGCGTGACGTCAATGAGCGTCGAAGGCTTCTCGACATTGTATTTCATCAGATCGACGAGATTGGTGCCGCCGGCGATGATGCGCGCCGCCGGCTGGTCGGAGAGCGCCTTCACGGCCTCCTCGATGGTGCCGGCGCGATGATAGGAAAACCGGTTCATTCGGCGGCCTCTCTCTGCAGTTGGCCGCGCTGCACGAGCACGTCCTCGATCGCATCGACAATGTTGGGATAGGCGCCGCAGCGGCAGATGTTGCCGCTCATATGCTCGCGGATTTCCGCGCGCGTGACCGCGTGGCCCTCCTCGATCAGGGCGACGCCCGAACAGATCTGGCCCGGCGTGCAATAGCCGCACTGGAAGGC includes these proteins:
- a CDS encoding xanthine dehydrogenase family protein molybdopterin-binding subunit; the encoded protein is MTTVLDRRSLLKAAGSLSLAFSIPLNAEAQAPAPQRPRLPGDLATTPRLDSWLRINADGTVTLMVGKVELGQGILTAVAQVCAEELDIDIGRIRIISGDTALVPNEGVTAGSFSMPNCATAVRHASAEARGILVGLAALKLGQPAQSLSVTDGMVSAPGGASAAFWDLVTGKELAVDAAGQATLKAASAHRYIGRPVPRLDLPAKLSGGDIFLQDLRPAGMLHGRVVRPPAYSATLASLGTKDVEAMPGVVKIVRNGSFLGVVAQTEDQALAAMKALETAARWNVEASMPGHEGIYDWLLATKPARDIPIKAQTRSDATPVARTLEASYRRPYQMHASIGPSAAVATLADGVMTIQTHSQSVFETGAAIAQMLGLADDKVRCQHVQGSGCYGHNMADDAAADAALLAAAVPGQPVRLQYTRAQEHLWEPYGSAMVVKTQASLDKDGNVLDWTLDLWSTPHGTRPGGQAGNLLSARYLEKPFVIPVPQNGGPPNYAADRNAIALYEFPGHKVTTHFITQMPVRVSSTRGLGAYGNVFAIESFIDELALAAGVDPVAYRLRFLKDERARAVLVKAAEAFGWERWQKRPDHGRGIAFARYKNIAAYCAVALEVAVDRATGVVRVLRATAANEAGEIVNPDGIANQIEGGLIQSLSWSLKEEVKFDDTRILSDGWDSYPILTFSETPPVEVVLIDRKGAAFLGTGEASQGPTGATLANAVADAIGVRLRQLPLTPERVKAGLRA
- a CDS encoding response regulator, which produces MLRSVATGLPTRVVIIAFFGVIVLPGTIFASVLMSRFAQAERSRFQQEAREVASTAASVVDQHIRGWQATLQTLGTSENLRSGNLEAFYRQALAVKTFIGADIGLRDLDGQQLVNTRQVFGRALPLTPMGVDRQIISSQKPYVADVFTGAIANAPLVAVVVPVSIGGVPRYLLHVSAETKLFYDVIRTVTPPGWFVAVGDRAGVYVTRSEQHEAFTGRPGVPAFLEKAVGREGTFIGQSALGEDVLVGYARSELSDWLIAANIRQSVIERPLREALQALVAGGAMALLVASSLALLLWRLIETPLKALTAASSKLGQLSSPIAAPTRLREFVALRDAMSEASSQLSANSAELEGRIQARTAELERANERLKQEGEERLRVESMLAQSQKMEAVGNLTGGVAHDFNNLLQVVSGNLELLGREADLSEKGRGRLANAMSGVARGSQLASQLLAFGRRQALAPKPINVGRLIRGMDDLLRRSIGEAIEVETVIAGGLWNTFADPTNVENCILNLAINARDAMEGSGRLTIEAGNAFLDDVYVARHADVTSGQYVVVSVTDTGSGIAPDVMSKVFEPFFSTKPMGKGTGLGLSMVYGFVKQSGGHVKIYSEVGLGTTIKIYLPRSMSAEENTAPDDARPIVGGNETVLVVEDDDAVRETVIGLLSELGYNVLKASDAQSARSIVESGVEIDLLFTDVVMPGPLKSADLARQAKLRLPQLTVLFTSGYTENSIVHGGRLDDGVNLLSKPYTREALARKIRQVLPEVTSPEAEDRRASETVLLVEDDALIRMDTASLIESLGFVVVEAATAEEALGIARTKAIDRLVTDIGLPDMDGMELARRVRELHPQLPVVFATGRHEILEVEMDSRTRLLPKPYGAGDLARVLA
- a CDS encoding xanthine dehydrogenase family protein molybdopterin-binding subunit, which produces MLKNSTYVGSPRSRVDGPAKVTGTATYAAEFTAPALAHGYIVESRIARGRITTIDAAAAESVPGVIKVFTHANRPKTAWFSYNYQDMVGPPGKPFRPLYSDKIQYNGQPIALVIAESFDVARHAASLVCVSYDEHPHETDLSQARSNSYEPPKGRTGIAPPPPARGDAVKAFSEAPVRISAEYTIATEHHNPMEPHATTVIWKGDGKITVHDKTQGVQNSQAYVAAVFGLSSDDVQVVAPYVGGGFGSGLRPQHQLFLAVMASLSLERSVRLELTRQQMFGHVFRPETINMLSLGAGEDGRLHSIQHQAVAATSQFEDHQEVVVNWSGLLYPAENVDLRYELAKLDTYSPGDMRAPGAPLGLFALESAMDELAIATGIDPLELRLRNYAERDENDDVPFSSKELRACYREGAEHFGWSKRSAKPGSMREGRELIGWGMATGVWEANMMKTSARAVLGSDGRLSISCATSDIGTGTYTILTQIAADALGLAMEDVSVLLGDSSLPTSPVQGGSWTAASAGSAVMAACQTLREKLVKQASKIEGSPLANAAIDDVAFAGGRILTRTDASRSVSLADVVVAGGGGEIEAEESAGPGLVGMMLPKRHSSYTHSAVFAEVRIDQDLGVLRVTRIVNAVAAGRILNPKTARSQVVGGIVWGIGMALHEETLTDHRLGRIMNHSLAEYHVPANADIHDIEVIFVEEHDDKVSPIGVKGLGEIGIVGTAAAIANAVHHVTGKRIRSLPITIDKILAG
- a CDS encoding FAD binding domain-containing protein; this translates as MNRFSYHRAGTIEEAVKALSDQPAARIIAGGTNLVDLMKYNVEKPSTLIDVTRIDALKGINETEDGGLRIGALVPNSTVAYDERVNVRFPLLASAILAGATPQLRNAATTGGNLNQRTRCYYFYDVQTPCNKREPGSGCGAIGGLNRIHAILGASEHCIATHPSDMCVGLAALGAEVHIAGPAGERVIPFADYHRLPGDTPQHDNTLQPGEIVAAVVLPRGSQGYAGHYSYLKLRDRLSYAFALVSVAAALEIEGGVIASARIALGGVAHKPWRRQDAEDALAGKTADERAFSEAASLLLSGARGHEHNAFKIDLAQRAIVRALAQAAAGTPQSQTDKRIA